In a genomic window of Nodosilinea sp. E11:
- a CDS encoding type IV pilin-like G/H family protein: MKTSLKANLLKHFITKKEEGGFTLIELLVVIIIIGILAAIALPSFLNQANKAKQSEAKTYIGSMNRAQQAYFLERNTFAINENFAQLGLGVNPTTANYQYSISTARPTGGIRQYALPIEAAQSALKTYGGAVTIGTTGGGTPANTEATTLAVMCEGALSPLQGGAYTLEHVNTAVIIPGSGANVPACNEVQTGTGMIAVR; this comes from the coding sequence ATGAAAACTTCTCTTAAAGCCAACCTGCTCAAGCACTTCATCACCAAAAAAGAAGAAGGCGGCTTCACCCTAATTGAACTGCTGGTTGTTATTATCATCATCGGTATTCTAGCTGCGATCGCTCTACCTTCTTTCTTGAACCAGGCCAACAAAGCCAAGCAATCTGAAGCCAAAACCTACATCGGCTCCATGAACCGCGCCCAACAGGCTTACTTTCTAGAACGCAACACCTTTGCTATTAACGAGAACTTCGCTCAGCTGGGTCTGGGTGTAAATCCTACTACTGCCAATTATCAGTACTCCATATCCACCGCACGCCCAACGGGTGGCATTCGTCAGTATGCTCTTCCTATAGAAGCAGCACAATCTGCGCTTAAAACCTATGGCGGTGCTGTGACGATTGGCACGACTGGTGGTGGAACCCCAGCTAATACCGAGGCAACTACGCTGGCGGTTATGTGTGAAGGTGCTCTGAGTCCTCTTCAGGGTGGAGCTTATACCCTTGAGCACGTTAATACGGCCGTTATCATCCCTGGCTCTGGAGCGAACGTTCCCGCTTGTAACGAAGTCCAGACTGGCACTGGTATGATTGCTGTCCGCTAA
- a CDS encoding tubulin-like doman-containing protein — protein sequence MSEYTGMTPTVIIGLGGTGKEILIKIRRMIVEQYGSLDALPIVSFLHIDTEQNARVSEAQTVLKQDISLRPIEQVWAKVEDAKAILNKLSAYQYLDEWFPNELKGTDSILAGAGQIRALGRFAFSLNYPLIKDYFTKAKGRIVGHEKFMLDRWKVQLDKGINIFVVCSLSGGTGSGMVLDLAYNLRDWVPVSELPQTSSFLVLPGAFSGLGDRVIANAYAALMELNHYSRGDTRFDVQYSDSQSDRITSQSGLDVPFNFTYLVGNSNDKVTFPTLGDVLEMVAQNVFLDFSSGFSQYKKLVRDNVRKHWASPDALGYPQNFMSFGLSSIQFPVERVLNACSARLAAKLVDWWSNPTPAPSAMSDLIRTEILPGLFLAESEHDHQIIDSISMGDNKKPYAKEVADWAAGIRKRRNDLNIPFENLQRFISNEQEKYAPHFHDTGTDPKRWSDYFQKMWDNLSWLIPEKRKELRAAVYQMVEDRFRGPKFTRQFLEVLIEVFADFRSKFDQDRQKYWLPRERSAQNALQTLLKQIDNHAKQMMMLNRKKVIEDDFQGIMQALEQVYVSKVEVKARTLGVMLLDGLREEIDQLLVDLTAFETVLANVQTELRDKERVYTRETGGLTVNGILLYDEKEIDAAYRNTVADQEEALCQTLSQQVLEDLRLRLFDLYPYDALKTRDLYDRLLGHSMEVFRRRSQLDISTARKFLEQYPTVEMQEAQIKTTFEKSEAFLRLSQEQKKLGWDDKLEKYQKLVGIQGGSKPTDPAVSALLPMIRKTSTVTTNEIRPLNDPYHIYFVQETGAFPLRLIEGMERMRSLYRAVSQADNNPLHTHQDYRQFGDVMPETSNERQARYNLMLANALGLVRREDNRVSGFAEVKFTYRDKLTGFDKTEVMGATWAEAEDFLLTDQNRRLAETLDNAIRAIGEQAATKPQKQALYTQVMTYLQQQQQTIPGGTDSDEYKRIQAAIADFVTTHRLFIPGDQPPAPVAMPTPAAPVAARPTTNPTPVVLDSENLAKYAKLVESCYRRGTPSATELELLEKFRVKYGVSVGDANAIAAQYQPQDTLEQAAAEFALMFRAFLDNDGEIDLEEQAQLLDLQEELGLTNEQVAIIEENVRSELA from the coding sequence ATGAGCGAATACACAGGCATGACCCCCACCGTCATCATCGGTCTGGGGGGAACCGGCAAAGAAATTCTGATCAAAATTCGCCGCATGATTGTGGAGCAGTACGGCTCCCTCGATGCCCTGCCGATTGTCTCGTTTTTGCACATCGACACTGAGCAAAATGCCCGCGTCTCCGAAGCCCAGACAGTGCTGAAGCAGGATATCTCCCTGCGACCGATCGAGCAGGTGTGGGCCAAGGTGGAAGACGCCAAGGCGATTCTCAACAAGCTGTCGGCCTACCAATACCTGGACGAATGGTTCCCTAACGAACTCAAGGGTACCGACTCGATTTTGGCTGGGGCGGGCCAGATCCGCGCCCTGGGCCGGTTTGCCTTCAGCTTGAATTATCCCCTGATCAAGGACTACTTCACCAAGGCCAAGGGGCGCATCGTCGGCCATGAGAAATTCATGCTCGATCGCTGGAAGGTGCAGCTCGATAAGGGCATCAACATCTTTGTGGTCTGCTCGCTCTCGGGGGGCACCGGCTCGGGCATGGTGCTGGACTTGGCCTACAACCTGCGCGACTGGGTGCCCGTCTCGGAACTGCCCCAGACCAGTTCTTTTCTGGTGCTGCCGGGGGCGTTTTCGGGCCTGGGCGATCGCGTCATTGCCAACGCCTACGCCGCCCTGATGGAGCTGAACCACTACAGCCGGGGCGATACCCGCTTTGACGTGCAGTACAGCGACAGCCAGAGCGATCGCATCACTTCCCAAAGCGGCCTCGACGTGCCCTTCAACTTCACCTACCTGGTGGGCAACAGCAACGACAAAGTCACCTTCCCCACCCTGGGCGACGTGCTGGAGATGGTGGCCCAGAACGTGTTTCTCGACTTTAGCTCTGGCTTTAGCCAGTACAAAAAGCTGGTGCGCGACAACGTGCGCAAGCACTGGGCCAGCCCCGACGCCCTGGGCTACCCGCAGAATTTCATGAGCTTTGGTCTCTCCAGCATTCAGTTCCCGGTGGAGCGGGTGCTGAATGCCTGCTCAGCCCGCCTCGCGGCCAAACTGGTGGACTGGTGGAGCAATCCCACCCCCGCCCCGTCGGCGATGTCGGATCTGATTCGCACCGAGATTCTGCCGGGGCTGTTTCTGGCTGAGTCGGAGCACGACCACCAGATCATCGACAGCATCAGCATGGGCGATAACAAAAAGCCCTACGCGAAGGAAGTGGCTGACTGGGCAGCGGGCATTCGCAAACGCCGCAACGACCTGAATATTCCCTTCGAGAACCTACAACGGTTCATCTCCAACGAGCAGGAAAAGTACGCCCCCCACTTCCACGACACCGGCACCGACCCCAAGCGCTGGAGCGACTACTTCCAAAAAATGTGGGACAACCTGAGCTGGCTAATCCCCGAAAAGCGCAAGGAACTGCGGGCGGCGGTGTACCAAATGGTGGAAGACCGTTTCCGAGGGCCAAAGTTTACCCGCCAGTTCCTAGAGGTGCTGATTGAGGTGTTTGCCGACTTCCGCAGCAAGTTTGACCAAGACCGGCAGAAATACTGGTTGCCCAGGGAGCGATCGGCCCAAAACGCCCTGCAAACCCTGCTGAAGCAGATCGACAACCACGCCAAGCAGATGATGATGCTCAACCGCAAAAAAGTCATTGAAGATGACTTTCAGGGCATTATGCAGGCGCTAGAGCAGGTCTATGTTTCTAAAGTCGAGGTCAAAGCCCGCACCCTGGGGGTGATGCTGCTGGACGGTCTGCGCGAAGAAATTGACCAGCTCTTGGTCGACCTCACCGCCTTTGAAACGGTGCTGGCCAATGTGCAAACCGAGCTGCGCGATAAAGAGCGCGTTTACACCCGCGAGACCGGCGGCCTTACCGTCAACGGCATTTTGCTCTACGACGAGAAAGAAATCGACGCCGCCTACCGCAACACCGTCGCCGACCAAGAAGAAGCCCTCTGCCAAACCCTCTCCCAGCAGGTGCTCGAAGACCTGCGGCTGCGCCTGTTTGACCTCTACCCCTACGACGCGCTGAAAACCAGGGATCTCTACGATCGCCTGCTGGGCCATTCTATGGAGGTATTTCGTCGCCGCAGCCAGCTCGACATCTCTACCGCCCGCAAATTCCTGGAGCAGTACCCCACGGTCGAGATGCAAGAGGCCCAGATCAAGACCACCTTCGAGAAATCCGAAGCCTTTTTGCGCCTCAGCCAGGAGCAGAAAAAACTCGGCTGGGACGACAAGCTAGAGAAGTACCAAAAGTTGGTGGGCATTCAGGGGGGCAGCAAACCCACTGACCCAGCCGTCTCGGCCCTGCTGCCGATGATTCGCAAGACCAGCACCGTCACCACCAACGAAATTCGCCCGCTCAACGACCCCTACCACATCTACTTTGTGCAGGAGACCGGGGCCTTCCCGCTGCGGCTGATTGAGGGCATGGAGCGGATGCGATCGCTCTACCGTGCCGTCAGCCAGGCCGACAACAACCCCCTGCACACCCACCAAGACTACCGCCAGTTTGGCGACGTGATGCCCGAAACCAGTAACGAGCGCCAGGCCCGCTACAACCTGATGCTGGCCAACGCTCTGGGCCTGGTGCGCCGGGAAGATAATCGCGTCAGCGGCTTTGCCGAGGTGAAGTTCACCTACCGTGACAAGCTCACCGGCTTCGACAAAACCGAGGTGATGGGGGCCACCTGGGCCGAAGCCGAAGACTTTCTCCTCACCGACCAAAACCGCCGATTAGCCGAAACCCTGGACAATGCTATTCGCGCCATCGGCGAACAGGCCGCCACCAAACCCCAAAAGCAGGCCCTCTACACCCAGGTGATGACCTACCTGCAACAGCAGCAGCAAACGATTCCGGGCGGCACCGACAGCGACGAGTACAAGCGCATTCAGGCGGCGATCGCCGATTTCGTCACCACCCATCGCCTCTTCATCCCTGGCGACCAACCCCCGGCCCCTGTAGCCATGCCAACCCCAGCGGCCCCAGTCGCCGCCCGCCCTACCACTAATCCCACCCCCGTCGTCCTCGACTCCGAAAACCTGGCCAAATACGCCAAGCTGGTGGAAAGCTGCTACCGACGCGGCACCCCCTCCGCCACGGAGCTAGAGCTGCTGGAGAAATTTCGGGTGAAGTATGGGGTGTCGGTGGGGGATGCCAATGCGATCGCCGCCCAATACCAACCCCAAGACACCCTCGAACAAGCCGCCGCCGAGTTCGCCCTGATGTTCCGCGCCTTCCTCGACAACGACGGTGAAATCGATCTAGAAGAACAAGCCCAACTACTTGATCTTCAAGAAGAGCTGGGTCTAACGAATGAGCAAGTGGCCATTATTGAGGAGAACGTGCGATCGGAGTTGGCCTAG
- the sir gene encoding sulfite reductase, ferredoxin dependent yields the protein MVQTPIKSTPNTAAPGPTPSKVEVIKENSNFLREPVASELLQDTNHFSEPAIQILKFHGSYQQDNRDHRAKGQEKDYQMMLRTRNPGGYISPELYLTLDRLSDEYGNGTLRATTRQGIQLHGILKQNLKASIGAIVRSLGSTLGACGDLNRNVMAPPAPFKHRPEYLLAQEYANNIADLLRPQTEAYYEIWLDGEKFLSAEEHPDVVAARQRNGNGTVVHNNAEPIYGTHYMPRKFKCAVTVPGDNSIDAYTHDVTLVVITDKAGQLKGFNVLAGGGLGRTHNKEETFARTADEIGYIDKADVYELMKAIVATQRDYGDRHNRRHARMKYLINDWGVERFRQQVETYLGKPLKPFKKLPKWTFYDYLGWHEQGDGNWFVGVPVENGRILNREGLQLKTALKEIVQRFSLPMLVTPNQSVLFYEIKPEDKAEIQAILNRCGVVKETDLDPLVRYAMACPALPLCGLAVTESERIMPTVLGRLRALLTKLGLQDEHFVVRMTGCPNGCARPYMAELGFVGSAPESYQVWLGGSPNQTRLARTYMERLHDDDLEITLEPLFVFFRDGRKKGESFGDFCDRVGFEALRQFAETYNADQYAPRHTKEGRHRLSISHDLFMTLQATAEKEGRPMAQVMADALAVYLQKPIR from the coding sequence ATGGTTCAGACTCCCATCAAATCGACCCCCAATACCGCCGCTCCTGGGCCAACGCCATCTAAGGTGGAGGTGATTAAAGAGAACAGCAACTTTTTGCGTGAGCCGGTGGCCAGCGAGTTGCTGCAAGATACCAATCACTTCTCTGAACCGGCGATTCAAATTCTCAAGTTTCACGGCTCTTACCAGCAAGACAACCGTGATCACCGCGCCAAGGGCCAGGAGAAGGACTACCAGATGATGCTGCGGACCCGCAATCCTGGCGGGTACATTTCTCCAGAGCTCTATTTGACCCTCGATCGCCTCTCCGATGAGTATGGCAACGGCACCCTGCGGGCCACCACTCGCCAGGGCATTCAGCTCCACGGCATTCTCAAGCAAAACCTCAAGGCCAGCATTGGCGCGATCGTGCGCAGCTTAGGGTCTACCCTAGGAGCCTGCGGCGACCTCAACCGCAACGTGATGGCCCCGCCTGCTCCGTTTAAGCATCGGCCTGAGTATCTGTTAGCCCAGGAATATGCCAACAACATCGCCGACCTGCTGCGGCCCCAGACCGAGGCCTACTACGAAATTTGGCTGGATGGCGAAAAGTTTCTCTCGGCAGAAGAGCACCCCGACGTGGTAGCGGCCCGCCAGCGCAACGGCAATGGCACCGTAGTGCACAACAATGCTGAGCCAATCTACGGTACCCACTACATGCCACGCAAGTTTAAGTGCGCGGTGACAGTGCCTGGAGACAACTCCATTGATGCCTATACCCACGATGTCACCCTGGTGGTGATCACCGATAAGGCTGGTCAGCTCAAGGGCTTTAACGTGCTGGCCGGAGGCGGTCTGGGCCGCACCCACAACAAGGAAGAAACCTTTGCCCGCACCGCCGATGAAATTGGCTACATCGATAAGGCCGATGTCTATGAGCTGATGAAAGCGATCGTGGCCACCCAGCGCGATTACGGCGATCGCCACAATCGCCGCCACGCCCGCATGAAGTACCTGATCAACGATTGGGGCGTTGAGCGCTTTCGTCAGCAGGTCGAAACCTACCTGGGCAAGCCCCTCAAGCCCTTTAAAAAACTGCCCAAGTGGACCTTCTACGACTATCTCGGCTGGCACGAGCAGGGCGACGGCAACTGGTTTGTGGGCGTCCCCGTTGAGAATGGTCGCATTCTCAACCGCGAGGGCCTTCAGCTTAAAACGGCCCTGAAGGAAATTGTGCAGCGCTTTAGCCTGCCCATGCTGGTGACCCCGAACCAAAGTGTGCTGTTCTACGAGATCAAGCCTGAAGACAAAGCTGAAATTCAGGCGATTCTCAACCGCTGTGGTGTGGTCAAAGAAACCGACCTCGACCCCCTGGTGCGCTATGCTATGGCCTGCCCGGCCCTGCCGCTGTGTGGCCTGGCGGTGACCGAGTCAGAGCGCATTATGCCCACGGTGCTGGGGCGGCTGCGTGCCCTGCTGACCAAGCTAGGCCTACAAGACGAGCACTTTGTCGTGCGGATGACGGGCTGCCCCAACGGCTGCGCCCGCCCCTATATGGCTGAGCTAGGCTTTGTGGGCAGTGCCCCTGAGTCTTATCAGGTGTGGCTGGGCGGGTCGCCTAACCAAACGCGTCTAGCCCGCACCTATATGGAACGGCTGCACGACGACGATCTTGAGATCACCTTAGAACCGTTGTTTGTGTTCTTTCGCGATGGGCGCAAAAAGGGCGAAAGCTTTGGGGATTTTTGCGATCGTGTCGGGTTTGAGGCTCTGCGGCAGTTTGCCGAAACCTACAATGCCGATCAATACGCTCCCCGCCACACGAAGGAAGGCCGCCACCGACTGAGCATTTCCCACGATCTGTTTATGACGTTACAGGCCACCGCCGAAAAAGAAGGGCGACCGATGGCCCAGGTGATGGCTGATGCCCTTGCCGTCTACCTGCAAAAGCCCATCCGCTAA
- a CDS encoding chlororespiratory reduction protein 7, whose protein sequence is MPDAIMYQEDMFVVLMPGLAEEFLTPAELLDRLMGLLGDRQDNLPRDLQRFSNLATQAQHLRDTGCELELAPGEAMQWYIVRLEK, encoded by the coding sequence ATGCCCGATGCCATTATGTACCAGGAAGATATGTTCGTTGTGCTGATGCCTGGCCTGGCAGAAGAATTTTTGACCCCCGCAGAGCTGCTCGACCGGTTGATGGGCCTATTGGGCGATCGCCAAGACAACCTTCCCCGCGATCTCCAGCGGTTTAGTAATCTAGCCACCCAGGCCCAACACCTGCGCGACACCGGCTGCGAGCTAGAGCTAGCCCCTGGCGAAGCCATGCAGTGGTATATCGTCCGCCTCGAAAAATAA
- a CDS encoding isochorismatase, with the protein MTHSPLPIPTFFKPDAVGEIWPVPYQQRATEAKAWATTHGITAAATDSRRLCLLLIDVQNTFCLPGFELFVGGRSGVGAVDDSRRLGEFIYRNLGQITTITATLDTHSAMQVFHPEFWVNAEGENPPPMTLIHYDDVVQGKWRVNPAVAANLTVPRDLPEYALHYTKTLDDRGKYPLTIWPYHSMLGGIGHALVPAIEEACFFHTIARQSQTRFELKGSNPLTENYSVLSPEVMEDAQGQAIAQKNTPLIETLLDFDGLIIAGQAKSHCVAWTVADLLSDIQATDPALAQKVYLLDDCTSPVVVPGVIDFTDRAESTYQQFAAAGMHRVQSTTPLAEWPGLA; encoded by the coding sequence ATGACCCATTCCCCTCTCCCCATTCCCACATTCTTTAAGCCCGACGCCGTCGGTGAGATCTGGCCTGTGCCCTACCAGCAGCGGGCCACCGAGGCCAAAGCCTGGGCCACCACCCACGGCATCACCGCCGCCGCCACCGATAGTCGTCGCCTCTGCCTGCTGCTGATTGATGTGCAAAACACCTTTTGCTTGCCGGGGTTTGAGCTGTTTGTAGGCGGGCGATCGGGGGTAGGGGCCGTAGACGACAGCCGCCGCCTGGGCGAGTTTATCTACCGCAATCTGGGGCAGATCACCACTATCACCGCCACCCTCGACACCCACAGCGCCATGCAGGTGTTTCACCCCGAGTTTTGGGTTAACGCCGAGGGCGAAAATCCGCCGCCGATGACCCTAATCCACTACGACGATGTCGTGCAGGGTAAGTGGCGGGTGAATCCAGCGGTGGCCGCCAATCTAACCGTTCCTAGAGATTTACCAGAGTACGCGCTGCACTACACCAAAACCCTTGATGACCGAGGCAAATATCCCCTCACCATCTGGCCCTACCACTCCATGCTGGGGGGCATTGGCCATGCCCTGGTGCCTGCGATCGAAGAAGCCTGCTTTTTTCACACCATCGCCCGCCAGAGCCAGACCCGCTTTGAACTCAAAGGCAGCAACCCACTGACCGAAAACTACTCAGTGCTCAGCCCCGAGGTGATGGAAGACGCCCAGGGACAGGCGATCGCCCAAAAAAACACCCCGCTGATCGAAACTCTGCTCGATTTTGACGGCCTAATTATTGCTGGTCAGGCCAAAAGCCACTGCGTCGCCTGGACGGTGGCCGATCTGCTCAGCGATATTCAAGCCACCGACCCGGCCCTGGCACAAAAGGTCTATTTGCTCGACGACTGCACTTCCCCCGTCGTCGTCCCTGGCGTGATCGATTTTACCGATCGGGCCGAATCAACCTATCAACAATTTGCCGCCGCTGGCATGCACCGAGTTCAATCCACCACGCCCCTAGCCGAATGGCCAGGTTTAGCTTAA
- a CDS encoding ABC transporter substrate-binding protein, whose product MTDSFNHVTCPKCGYEENPVSAKKCEICGHALKKDKSLTPVIAGVGALLFLGALGFTGYNAFFRDRSAQPTPQATNPANPPVDNNANPGVDSTAAAPTTTPGQPGNVANALSWGDRILFTDAPNADMQAGAAAFATGDYATAATRFEAARQAVRNNPEALIYLNNARLGATPALGIAAVVPIGDTPNTARELLRGVAQAQDEAIQAGTPFKVLIADDRNDAGQATAIANALVQDPSVVGVIGHGTSTTTLAAAPIYQQGGLPMIAPTSTTTELATLPRQGSNVVFRVIPSDQFTGTTLARHMLAQGQNRPIVFYNSQSSYSNSLQGAFSTTLGLEGGQVAKLVDLSEGNPATELQGSGADAVVLLPDSATFDAAIAVAQLNNGQLPVLAGDAFYRIDALEKGGASLTGTVVTVPWHPLKSTPPFAQTASSLWGGDVNWRTALSYDAFQAFSSAQSVGNITPASGQQGRTAVGQALAGQGFSATGSTGAISFLPSGDRNATVLLVEVQPGSRSGTGYDFVPLP is encoded by the coding sequence ATGACAGACAGCTTCAACCACGTTACCTGCCCGAAATGCGGCTACGAAGAAAACCCCGTCAGCGCCAAAAAGTGCGAGATCTGCGGTCATGCCCTGAAAAAAGACAAGTCTCTGACCCCAGTGATCGCTGGGGTGGGGGCCTTGCTCTTTTTAGGGGCGCTGGGCTTTACGGGCTATAACGCCTTTTTCCGCGATCGCAGTGCCCAGCCCACCCCCCAGGCCACTAATCCCGCCAACCCGCCGGTAGATAACAACGCCAATCCGGGAGTGGATTCGACTGCTGCGGCTCCGACGACGACCCCAGGGCAGCCCGGCAACGTAGCCAACGCCCTGAGCTGGGGCGATCGCATTCTCTTCACCGATGCCCCCAATGCCGACATGCAGGCCGGGGCCGCCGCCTTTGCCACCGGCGACTACGCCACCGCCGCCACCCGATTTGAGGCTGCCCGTCAGGCCGTCCGCAACAACCCCGAGGCGCTGATCTATTTAAACAACGCCCGGCTGGGTGCTACCCCCGCCCTGGGTATTGCTGCTGTGGTGCCCATTGGCGACACCCCCAACACCGCCCGCGAACTGCTGCGCGGCGTGGCCCAGGCCCAGGATGAGGCGATCCAGGCGGGCACCCCCTTCAAAGTGCTGATCGCCGACGATCGCAACGATGCGGGCCAGGCGACAGCGATCGCCAATGCCCTGGTGCAAGACCCCAGCGTGGTCGGTGTGATTGGCCACGGTACCAGCACCACTACCCTGGCCGCTGCCCCCATCTACCAGCAGGGGGGGCTGCCGATGATTGCCCCTACCAGCACCACTACCGAGCTGGCTACCCTGCCCCGCCAAGGCAGCAATGTTGTGTTTCGAGTGATTCCTAGCGACCAGTTCACCGGCACCACCCTGGCCCGCCACATGCTAGCCCAGGGGCAAAATCGACCCATCGTCTTCTACAACTCTCAGAGTTCCTACAGCAACTCCCTTCAGGGGGCCTTTTCTACCACCCTGGGCCTCGAAGGGGGGCAGGTGGCCAAACTGGTAGACCTCTCTGAGGGCAACCCTGCCACCGAACTCCAGGGCAGCGGGGCTGATGCCGTGGTGCTGCTGCCCGACTCGGCCACCTTTGATGCGGCGATCGCGGTGGCCCAGCTCAACAATGGCCAGCTGCCGGTACTGGCGGGCGACGCTTTCTACCGCATTGATGCGCTGGAAAAGGGCGGAGCTAGCCTGACGGGCACGGTGGTCACTGTCCCCTGGCACCCCCTGAAATCGACCCCGCCCTTTGCCCAGACGGCCTCTAGCCTCTGGGGGGGCGATGTCAACTGGCGCACGGCTCTCAGCTACGATGCCTTTCAAGCGTTTAGCTCAGCGCAATCGGTGGGCAATATTACCCCGGCCAGCGGTCAGCAAGGACGAACTGCCGTGGGGCAGGCTCTGGCAGGACAAGGATTCTCGGCGACTGGTTCAACGGGGGCGATTAGCTTTTTGCCGTCGGGCGATCGCAACGCTACTGTGCTGCTGGTGGAGGTGCAACCAGGTAGCCGGTCGGGCACCGGCTATGATTTTGTACCGTTGCCCTAG
- a CDS encoding peptidylprolyl isomerase — MTEATNPRVFFDITIGGTPAGRIVMELRADVAPKTAENFRALCTGEKGMGTSGVPLHFKGSSFHRIIPEFMCQGGDFTRGNGTGGESIYGMKFADENFTLKHTTPGLLSMANAGPNTNGSQFFLTTVATPWLDGKHVVFGSVVEGMDVVSTMEQVGSRSGQTSEPVMIADCGQL, encoded by the coding sequence ATGACTGAAGCAACTAATCCTAGAGTCTTTTTCGACATCACGATTGGCGGTACCCCAGCGGGCCGCATTGTGATGGAGCTGCGGGCCGATGTTGCCCCCAAAACCGCTGAGAACTTCCGCGCCCTATGCACTGGCGAGAAGGGAATGGGTACCTCCGGCGTGCCGCTGCACTTTAAAGGCTCTAGCTTCCACCGCATCATTCCCGAATTTATGTGCCAGGGTGGCGACTTTACCCGTGGCAATGGCACCGGCGGCGAGTCGATCTACGGCATGAAGTTTGCCGACGAAAACTTTACCCTCAAGCACACGACCCCTGGCCTGCTGAGCATGGCCAATGCTGGCCCCAATACTAACGGGTCGCAGTTCTTTCTCACGACCGTTGCTACGCCCTGGCTCGACGGCAAGCACGTCGTGTTTGGCAGCGTGGTTGAGGGCATGGATGTGGTGAGCACTATGGAGCAGGTGGGCAGCCGCAGTGGCCAAACCTCTGAACCGGTGATGATCGCCGATTGCGGTCAGCTGTAG
- a CDS encoding TMEM165/GDT1 family protein — MHPLTGFTAGLLLITLSELGDKTFFIGMILATRHPRRWVFLGVTAALFVMTVLSVVIGQVATVLPQPYVQGLTVALFLGFGIKLLYDASRMTGEGHLAEEQAEALEAVEEREAGVTQWSVRMVLVEAFSLTFVAEWGDRTQFATIALAAANHPVGVVLGATLGHAICAAIAVACGKLIAGRISERWLTTVGGLLFIVFGLVAALEMV; from the coding sequence ATGCACCCCCTGACTGGATTTACCGCTGGCTTACTACTCATCACCCTGTCTGAGCTGGGCGATAAAACCTTTTTCATCGGCATGATTTTGGCAACGCGCCACCCGCGCCGCTGGGTGTTTTTGGGCGTCACCGCCGCACTGTTTGTGATGACGGTGCTCTCGGTGGTCATTGGCCAAGTAGCCACCGTCTTGCCTCAACCCTACGTGCAGGGGCTCACCGTAGCGCTCTTTCTCGGCTTTGGCATTAAGCTGCTCTACGATGCTAGCCGTATGACCGGCGAAGGGCATCTGGCCGAAGAACAGGCCGAAGCGCTAGAAGCCGTCGAAGAACGCGAGGCCGGGGTTACCCAGTGGTCGGTCAGAATGGTGTTGGTCGAAGCCTTTAGCCTCACCTTCGTGGCCGAATGGGGCGATCGCACCCAGTTTGCCACCATTGCCCTAGCGGCAGCTAACCACCCTGTCGGCGTGGTGCTAGGGGCAACCCTGGGTCATGCGATCTGCGCGGCGATCGCCGTCGCCTGCGGCAAACTGATCGCCGGACGCATCTCCGAGCGCTGGCTGACCACCGTAGGCGGTCTACTTTTTATTGTCTTTGGCCTTGTCGCCGCCCTAGAGATGGTTTAG
- a CDS encoding LysR family transcriptional regulator, with protein sequence MKLSQLRILVAVAEQTTFSDAALYLDMSQSAVSHSISALEDHLGVVLFSRGRHGARLTPVGSRIVGYARTILQQAEAIAKEADLARGLQGGQVRIASFRSIAIHLLPDAIAQFKHHYPDIAVNLSEHDDYRQVEKALREGRADIGFTLLPTTDEFDTWEVFENAYVALFPPTFKPAGAQITWAELAQHPLIMPPADRIMMRDVYEHIQAYGYQLNVVSEVETDTTIVSLVAQGLGATILPRLAAEPIPAQVQVFALPVPLVRMIGAAVVGDALHTPAIYAFLDVLKTLGHAIAPEPYRATAVP encoded by the coding sequence ATGAAATTGTCGCAGCTACGGATTTTAGTGGCCGTAGCTGAGCAGACCACCTTTAGCGACGCGGCCCTATACCTTGATATGTCGCAGTCGGCGGTTAGCCACAGTATTTCAGCCCTCGAAGATCACCTGGGGGTCGTGCTGTTTTCTCGGGGTCGCCACGGGGCGCGGCTAACCCCCGTCGGCAGTCGCATTGTTGGCTATGCTCGCACTATTTTGCAGCAGGCCGAAGCGATCGCCAAAGAAGCCGATTTAGCGCGGGGGCTCCAGGGAGGGCAGGTGCGAATCGCCTCCTTTCGCAGCATTGCCATTCATTTGCTGCCCGATGCGATCGCTCAGTTTAAGCACCACTACCCCGATATTGCCGTCAACCTCAGCGAGCACGATGACTATCGCCAGGTCGAAAAAGCCCTCCGCGAGGGCCGAGCCGACATTGGCTTTACCCTACTGCCCACCACCGACGAGTTTGACACCTGGGAAGTGTTTGAAAACGCCTACGTTGCCCTATTTCCGCCTACATTCAAACCTGCCGGCGCGCAGATTACCTGGGCAGAGCTGGCCCAGCATCCCCTAATTATGCCCCCCGCCGATCGCATCATGATGCGGGACGTTTACGAGCATATTCAGGCCTACGGCTACCAACTCAACGTGGTTTCTGAGGTCGAAACCGACACCACCATTGTTAGCTTGGTGGCCCAGGGCCTCGGTGCCACCATTCTGCCCCGCCTGGCCGCAGAGCCGATTCCAGCCCAAGTGCAGGTGTTTGCCCTACCGGTTCCCCTAGTGCGGATGATTGGGGCCGCTGTGGTGGGAGATGCCCTTCATACCCCGGCGATCTACGCCTTTTTAGACGTGCTCAAAACCCTAGGCCATGCGATCGCGCCAGAGCCCTATAGGGCCACCGCCGTACCCTAA